The proteins below come from a single Psychrobacter sp. FDAARGOS_221 genomic window:
- a CDS encoding AMP-binding protein, producing MSIELLEQRFPNAASRNAPLTLSHDIGPTESPLIEDTIGDYFDQVANRYPNKEALVSRHQNIRLSYQQLQQQANQLASSMINMGLEKGDRVGIWSHNNTEWLLMQLATAKAGLILVNINPAYRISELQYALNKVDCKVLVFMRHFKTSDYVQMIQQMAPEICHQGYQCLELTGLPNLKRVIWIDAPDSDEHFGFMQRFSDWLAEGDANDPRVAERGKQLDANDPINIQFTSGTTGTPKGATLTHRNLLNNAYHLGETLGLTPEDKLCLPLPLYHCFAMVLGNLTFLMHAATLVYPSTSFDPLTVLQAIDAEKCTALHAVPSMFLAILNHPDFDQYDVSSLRTGVSGGSSCPRELMQRIINDMHMRDLTIAYGMTETSPKSTQTLPTTSFEKCISTVGLVQPHLEVKIVDTETRETLPIGEVGEVLTKGYAVMAGYWNDSVKTTEAVVDGWMHTGDLGSMDEEGYITIVGRSKDMVIRGGENIYPIEVENFLYKHPKIADVQIVGVPDKRYGEVLAAWIIPKQGQTITEQEIRDFCYNQIAHFKIPTYIRFVEQYPMTVTGKIQKFKIVDAMKEELSTVA from the coding sequence ATGTCAATAGAATTATTAGAACAGCGTTTTCCCAATGCTGCCTCCCGCAATGCACCGCTCACATTAAGCCATGATATTGGTCCAACAGAATCACCGTTAATCGAAGATACGATAGGAGATTACTTCGATCAAGTCGCCAATCGCTATCCGAATAAAGAGGCCTTGGTCTCTCGCCATCAAAACATTCGTTTAAGCTATCAACAGCTGCAACAACAAGCCAATCAATTGGCCAGCAGTATGATTAATATGGGACTGGAAAAAGGCGACCGTGTTGGCATTTGGTCGCATAATAATACCGAATGGCTACTGATGCAGTTGGCAACCGCCAAAGCTGGGCTGATACTGGTTAATATCAATCCCGCTTACCGTATCTCAGAGCTGCAATATGCGCTCAATAAAGTCGACTGTAAGGTGCTGGTATTCATGCGCCATTTCAAAACCAGTGACTATGTGCAAATGATTCAACAAATGGCGCCTGAGATATGCCATCAAGGTTATCAGTGCTTAGAGCTTACCGGGCTCCCTAACTTAAAACGAGTGATTTGGATTGATGCACCAGACAGTGATGAGCATTTTGGTTTTATGCAGCGATTCTCTGACTGGTTGGCAGAAGGTGATGCCAATGATCCAAGAGTGGCCGAGCGTGGTAAACAGTTAGATGCCAATGATCCGATTAATATTCAATTTACCAGTGGCACCACAGGAACCCCAAAAGGGGCAACACTGACCCACAGAAACTTATTGAATAACGCCTATCATTTGGGTGAAACCTTAGGTTTAACCCCAGAAGATAAGCTGTGCTTGCCGCTACCGCTGTATCATTGTTTTGCCATGGTTTTGGGTAATTTAACCTTCTTAATGCATGCCGCAACTTTGGTCTATCCAAGCACCAGCTTTGATCCATTAACCGTATTACAAGCGATTGATGCTGAGAAATGCACAGCGCTACATGCTGTACCCAGTATGTTTTTAGCCATATTAAATCACCCAGATTTTGATCAATATGATGTCAGCAGCTTACGGACGGGAGTGTCTGGAGGATCGAGCTGTCCAAGAGAGCTGATGCAGCGCATTATTAATGACATGCACATGCGAGACTTGACCATTGCTTATGGCATGACGGAGACCAGTCCAAAATCTACCCAAACCCTGCCGACCACTTCCTTTGAAAAATGTATCTCTACCGTCGGCTTGGTGCAGCCTCATCTTGAAGTCAAAATTGTCGATACTGAAACCAGAGAAACCCTGCCTATCGGAGAGGTCGGTGAGGTATTAACCAAAGGCTATGCGGTGATGGCCGGTTATTGGAATGATTCAGTCAAAACCACGGAAGCTGTGGTTGACGGCTGGATGCATACTGGTGATTTGGGCTCGATGGATGAGGAGGGTTATATCACCATTGTAGGGCGCAGCAAGGATATGGTTATCCGAGGCGGCGAAAACATCTATCCTATTGAGGTTGAGAACTTTTTGTACAAACATCCTAAGATTGCTGATGTACAGATAGTCGGCGTCCCAGACAAACGCTATGGAGAAGTATTAGCAGCTTGGATTATACCTAAGCAAGGTCAAACCATTACCGAACAAGAGATACGTGATTTTTGTTATAACCAAATTGCACATTTTAAAATTCCGACTTATATTCGGTTTGTTGAGCAGTATCCTATGACGGTGACAGGCAAAATTCAAAAGTTCAAAATTGTTGATGCTATGAAAGAGGAGCTAAGCACAGTCGCTTAA
- the aqpZ gene encoding aquaporin Z → MTKSKKLAAEFLGTMWLVLGGCGSAIFAANFGGDGNPLGIGFVGVALAFGLTVLTGAYAFGHISGGHFNPAVSIGLMVGKRFPASELPGYIIAQVLGGAFGAFIIYMIATGQAGFAIDASSAGAFATNGFGEFSPGGYSMMAALIAEVVLTAVFLIIIMGSTHHRAPIGFAPIAIGLGLTLIHLISIPITNTSVNPARSTAVALFVGGESLSQLWLFWVAPIIGAVIGGGIYTWLGHEGPDIVGGVDMDKKIG, encoded by the coding sequence ATGACAAAATCAAAAAAACTAGCAGCTGAATTCCTAGGTACCATGTGGTTGGTACTGGGCGGCTGTGGTAGTGCAATATTCGCCGCCAATTTCGGTGGCGATGGCAACCCACTGGGCATTGGCTTTGTGGGTGTGGCTTTGGCGTTCGGTCTAACCGTATTAACCGGTGCGTATGCCTTCGGTCACATCTCAGGCGGCCATTTTAACCCGGCTGTTAGTATTGGTCTTATGGTTGGTAAACGCTTCCCAGCGTCTGAGCTGCCTGGCTATATTATCGCTCAAGTATTGGGCGGGGCATTCGGTGCGTTTATTATCTATATGATCGCCACTGGTCAAGCTGGCTTTGCGATTGATGCCAGCAGTGCAGGCGCATTTGCAACCAATGGCTTTGGTGAGTTCTCACCAGGTGGCTATAGTATGATGGCTGCGCTGATTGCTGAAGTGGTATTAACCGCGGTGTTCTTGATCATTATCATGGGCTCAACCCATCATCGTGCGCCTATTGGCTTTGCACCGATTGCTATTGGTCTTGGTCTAACACTGATTCATTTAATCAGTATTCCGATTACCAATACGTCAGTGAATCCAGCACGCTCAACCGCAGTTGCTCTATTTGTTGGCGGTGAATCACTGTCTCAGCTGTGGTTATTCTGGGTAGCCCCTATTATTGGTGCCGTGATTGGCGGTGGCATCTATACATGGCTTGGTCATGAAGGTCCAGACATTGTTGGCGGTGTAGATATGGATAAAAAAATTGGCTAG